ACACTCCTCAGTGGCCCCAAAAGACCTTTCTTCCACTAACATCACAACCAGTCATCAGACTCTTGGAAAGgacacttttttcttccctcccatccTCTCTTCCATCATTTTGAGATTTCCCTTTGAGAGAAGCCAAATATTGAGCTGAAGTGGGAGTGTCTCCTGCACCCCTAAAGGCAGGAGCAAGGAAGacaattatgaaaagaaaaatataggggGTGACCTGGAGAATCACCGGAAACCAAAGGGAGGCACCAGATGACAACGGTGCTCATCCCTGGAGCCATCCATCTTTCCGGGGTGGGGGGCAAAGGTGAGATGGGAAATTCTGGTCATTGAGAAATGCAGGTCACATCCAGGAATGCTACTGGGGCAAGGACTCAGATGGAGGAGGCCAGGGATTGGGCCAAGTCACAAGAGCATGCATGCCAAGGTAAGACCAGGACCTGGAAAGCATTTTGAGATCATGGAAGAAGGAAGTTCAGGGAATGGATGACTGATTCTGTGATGGGATCATGACCTGtttgaggaagacagaaaaagccTTGATTTTCCACTGACAAGTGGCAGAGACTCAACTCGACCAGCTCCGATCACTCCTTGCCTTTTGATTTGGGGCTCTGTTCCAAAGCGGATGCATCctttgatttaaaagaaagtgcagcatggggggtgggggtggggatggaaggagaacctcagcctccctctgcttTCATCTAGTTGAAAGCAAACCCAACTGTCTCAGCCACAAAGTCCCAACGGGCGATTTTACCTCCGCACTGACAGTCTTGGTCCAAACGAGAGAAcataaacatgagaaaaatggCTGGTCCTAATATCCTCTCTCCtatctaatattttatttgatttttgtctcAGACTGATTTAAATGGCAAGAATCAAGAGACAAAAAGTCACATCCTAGACTCACGAACTGCTATGGACAAATCCAACTCCAGGGTCAACGGGACAGAATACAGCAGGTAGTCTGAGGTGGCGATGTTTTAGTTGAATagttgacatatttttaaaagtaaaaggctGTTTAATCCACATACTCTGTGCACACATAGTATGTCTTTTATGTGTAGCAACTGCACACGGGGAGTAGCTGCACTTGTTAAATCTTGGAGTGTTTTAATGCAAAACAAAAGTCCAGATTAAGTCCGCATGAAGGACAAAGTGTATGgaacatttaatttcttaaaaggatGCATCATATgataaagtgttaaaaaaaaaaaaaggtatttacaCAGCTTCCTCCCTAATGCTCTCTGATACTAAAATTATTGAAACAATTTATTCCAAATATCTTTGTATGTGAGTTTTTTTCTTCCACAGCTAAGACTGATAAATCCCCTAAAATAGGGCACTTAGAATAGAAATATTCCTTCACCATAGTGGAATTAATAGACGTTAATGACGTAGCCGGCTGTGGGATTTAATTACCTATGTGCTCAGAACCTATAATCAATCCTCAGTTATCTGTAATAATGGGAGGGGGAAAGAGATGGAACTAAGTAAGAAATAGAGCAAACCCACAAATATTCCCCAAACTAATTCCACTGAATAGCTGGGATCTACAATCTGCCTAACTTCTTGCCAGAACGGATGAAAAGTAACCACGTGTCACCcagtgcccctcccctctctcccggGAGCTTGGAACAGCACTGACGTCCAGGAAGAGTGAGAGGAGGCAGAGTGGGTAACTGAGGACTGACCATACGGACGGATCCACCCAAAGCACCTTTGTGAACAGGAGGAAAATTTTCAACCCCAACTGTGAGCAAAGCATTTCATCTGCAAGAGCCCTCAGTGTCCACCTGTGTGTGACTGTCTCAAGTATGCCCTGAACTGAACTGGGGGCGAGGGGGCATGCCAAAAATCTGTCATCTCTGCTACGGTGCACCCACAAAAGACCTTCAAACTCACTATCCGTATTCTGATTCTTGTGCCCAATGTGGGaattgaaaaagcaaacaaaacagaacaaaaaaaccccgaaacacaaaaacaaacgtTGCGCGTACGGAAAGGAAACTTTGAAAAGCTGGAGATGTAACCCCTCGGCCACAAGCACAGCAACTCCCATCTCCTTTGAGTAACAGGGAAACATGTCAACTCCTTTAATGTGACCTCTCTTCGAAAAGAAAGAGCATGCACGTCACACATTTACACTGGTTTACTAAAAAAAAGGGGGCGGGggcttacagtttttttttttttttaaaaagagggcaTTTCGAGTCTAACAATACTGATTCAAAAACTGAAATGGAAGACAGTTTCTCCCTAGAATACTTTAGGGTTTTTCAGAGTCCTTTTCCATAAAAGGAATATACTTGAAACACATCCCAGTCAGGTGAGATGAGATTGCTAACATACATACAgaactaaaaaacaacaaaaaaaaaaaaacaaacaaaaaacaaccaaaaaacaaaaacaaaaacccaggtcaatttcatcttttaaacGCCTAAAGGTCACGTCTCTTGGCAGTCCATTCTCCCTACCACCTACTGCATAACTGCCAGGAATTTGCTTTCCTCCGCGAGGGAGGTCAGCAGCGAGCTCATGTCCCCGATGGCCATGTTGGTGGTGCTCACGGACAGCGGGAGGGACGCTCGTGGTGTCGTGAGGCGGGAGGAGCTATGAGAGAGGTTCTGAATGATGCTCGGGCTCAGGGCTCCCGACATCAGGCTGGCGTGGTCCGCGTCGTCGATGATAGCGTCAAAGTCAATCTGCACCCCTTCCAGGTCATGGCTGTCGAGGCTGTCAACTGTGCTGGTCACCTGGTTAGCACCTGGGGAAAGTAATTCCGAGTTTTCGGCGCTGGCCCCCTGGAGCAGGCAGTTGGCTTCCGAAATGGAGAAGGAACCAGTCTTCATGTCTTGCTGACTGAAGCCAACGGTTTGGTCATAGAACTGACCAGAGTAACTCTGCATGTTGGGACAGAGCTGATGGGCTTGCCCTGGCATCTCCATCTTGATGCCGTTCACCCTGCAGGTCTGACTTGTGTCACTGAGCTGTCCCGGCTGCAGAGCCAGGCCGCCCCTCGGCCCAGCCTGGCGCCGGCCGCCCCCGTAGCCGGCCCACGGCTGGTAGCCCCTGACCGCGGCCAAGCCTGGTGGCTGGCCGCTGACGCCGGGAGGCCCTGGCGGGCTGCTCTCCAGGCCCTGGTAGTTGTGGATGTGTGAGGTAGCACTACCCTGCCCTAGCATGTGCTGCCCGGGGCGGCTGGCCCCCTGGTGGTGCACGCTGTCGACCAGAAGCTGATGAGCCAGGTACCCCTGTCCCACTGGGTCTTGGGTGGGCACCCCGCTCACCGTGCTGCCAGCTGGCTCACTGGGCGCCCCGGGCAGGCCAAAATCAGCCTGGCTCCCGCTCCCTTGCACGGGGGCGCTTTTCAGCTTTGCCGCCTGAAGCCCGGCCCCGCAGGCCGCATCCAGCGAGCTGGGGACGCCGGGCTGCCTGGTCAGGCAGTTCCCGTACTGCTGGGCCTTGTAGGTCTGTTCGTGGAAGGCGGCTCCGTTGGGGCCAACCCCGCCGCTGTGGCTCACCAAGTGCTCCGTGCCACCGAAGGGGCCGTCGTGCTCCCCGAGGGTCGGATACCCTCCCGTGGGGCCGGCCCCACCCCTCAAGGGATTCTGTGGGTGGACGCCCGGGTGGCTGTATATCCCGAAGCCTCGGGCCGGCTGCCCCGCGGGCCGCTGGCCGCACTTCAGCTTGGAGGAGGACAGGTCGGCGCTGCCCGAGCTGACTTCGTTCCACTGAATGGGCAGGTCGGACTTGCTGGCATCAGGGCAGGGCGGCTCCAGCCCGCGGTACTGCTGGTTGGCGTGGCCGGCGGGCAGCCCGAGCGGGTCAAAGTCGCCGGGCCCGGTCCCCAGGCCGAGCCCGTGGGGCACTTTGCTGTCATCGGAGACGGCACTCGGGAAGGGGTGCTCGTACCCTGCCTGGTGCTGGGAATTCAAATACTGCACCACGTCATCGGGCAGGAGGTCCTCATCGGGCAGGTTCACGTCGGGGTCCATGGTCAGGGACTCCAGAGTGACGTTCTCAGTAATGCTCGGGGGACAGGGCGACGAGTGGAAGTGGCGGGGCGGGCCCCCCTCGGGCCGGGTGTAGTTCTGCAGCACGAGGTTCCGCTTTTCCAGGGACGGAGGCAAGGCCGGAGGGTTGAAGCTGTTAAGGCTGCTGAACCGCTGCACCCGGGGCAGGGAGAGGCTCTCGGAGGCCGTCCGCACCGGGTCGCTGGCCCTTCTCAGGCCGTTGCCCGGCGCgtcctggggcagcaggggccgCCGGCCGTAACCGTGACCGTGCGCCCCGCCGTCGCTGCATCGCCGGGGCGGGTGCACGGGCGGCAGCGTCCCCGCGGGCTCCCTGCCGTCGCCCAGCAGGGCCATGCGGGTCTTGAGGCTCATCCTCTCCATGTTGGGCAGCGGGGTGGGCGGCGGGCCGCCCGTGGCGGCCGCGTACTTGGCCTTCAGGCGGTACTGCTGGGCGGGCGTGAGGCTGAGCAGGCTGGGCAGGCCGTCGCCCTGACTGGCCTCGCTGGAGCGGCGCGAGGCGTCGGTGGAGATGGGGTCGTACGAGTCGGCCACGCTCACGTTCTGGGGCCGCCCCTCGGCCTGGGACGCCTCGCTGGAGCGGCGGCTGGAGAAGCAGGGGGAGATGCCGGAGGAGCGGCGGCTGCTCAGGTAGGCGGAGCTGATGGTGCTGGTGGAGCTGTCCCTCCGGTTGAGCATGTTCAGCATGGTGATGTCCACGCCGGAAAGGTCGCTtctgctggggagaaggggcgTGGGCCCGCCCAAACTGCAGCTGGTACCCGGCTGCGTGCCTGCGGGGAGAGAGGCGTTCATTCCGGGATGGCTTACCACAGGCGTGGACCAGCAGTGACTATGCTCCATTTCTCTGGGTCCCGCCTTGCCTGCCTCCACCCTGAAGCGCCAAAGCACGCAGGTGGAGTCAGGGGATGGGTGAGGCTgggtgccaataaaactttattgatatAGCAGGTGGCAGGCTGTATGTGGCTGACCCCTGGCTTAAACAAAATAGTAACAACTAACTCCCTGGGTGAGTTAAGCTCCTTCACAGGTGTAGTGCAAGGGCCAAATGGAAACTCCAGGGAAGTATACGTATGGTGCTGGAGTTACAGGAAGTCCAGGGGCCAGAAGTGTTCTCGGAGTCTCGTTTCCACACTCGGGGGCTGCCTGTGACATCCCACAAAGGTGTCACGCACCTGATTTGGTGGTGGGGACGTTTACCCTCAGGATACGCTCCAGGTGTGGAGTGTAagctcagaagcaaaggaaaactgCCAATGGGAAAGGCTGCCAGCCTTTCACTGAACTGAGCCAACGTCAGTCAGAGTGGTCGGTTTCCTCCTGGTTGCAGACTGGAAACCAGTGACAGGTGCCAACCACAGATGCCTCTGCCACTGGGATTTCCGCACCCTGGCCTCAGAGTTATGATTTCACCATCAGAATATGCCATGCACAGTCTTACTTTTTGTTTCACTACTACCCTCTTACTGCCTGCTTTCAAAATATGAACTCTCCAGAAAGGCAACACGAATATGTTTGGTTCCAGCATCATTTCAGGACCGGTGGGGAAACtagcaaacaaaaacccaaggGCCCGGGTCCTGTCCGTGCCTCTGGCTGcatctgaaagaagagaaaagcctGCGCAGACACGAGGTCTGGCTGGAACTCACCATTTCCTATGAGAGGAGAGACCGCAGGGGCTTTGGGGGGTGGAATGGGGTTCAGTCGCGGAAGCATTCCGTTCACTTGTTTGAGCCTTTCTAGCTTGACGTGCTCCATCCATTTGGTCCCTGCCGGGCTCCTCCGGACTTGCAAAGCGAGGGCTGTGGTTGCAGTGGAAATGGTCGAGTCCATGACTGGGGTTTCATCGATGGCACTGAGGTCGCCCACACCACCTCCGTCGGTCAGAGGAAGCTCGAGCCCACTGTTGGAATAGTTGCTGATGGGGGACTGTTGGCTGCTGCATGAAGACTGACCACCAGGGCTTGGCTGAGATGTCTGTGGGGTCAAGGGCGAAGGAAAGAAACGTCACCCGAACGATGAAGACAAGGTGGCCGATGCTGAGGGATCACACAGACTctcggggaggtgggggtgatgaGAAGAACTGTGTTCTGGTGAATGGAGGTGGCCTC
The Camelus ferus isolate YT-003-E chromosome 7, BCGSAC_Cfer_1.0, whole genome shotgun sequence genome window above contains:
- the GLI3 gene encoding LOW QUALITY PROTEIN: transcriptional activator GLI3 (The sequence of the model RefSeq protein was modified relative to this genomic sequence to represent the inferred CDS: deleted 1 base in 1 codon); this translates as MEAQSHSSTTTEKKKVENSIVKCSARTEVSEKAVASSTTSNEDESPGQTYHRERRNAVTMQPQSVQGLGKISEEPSTSSDERASLIKKETHGSLPHLAEPSVPYRGAVFAMDPRNGYMEPHYHPPHLFPAFHPPVPIDARHHEGRYHYDPSPIPPLHVPSALSSSPTYSDLPFIRISPHRNPAAASESPFSPPHPYINPYMDYIRSLHSSPSLSMISAARGLSPTDAPHPGVSPAEYYHQMALLAGQRSPYADIIPSAATAGAGAIHMEYLHAMDSTRFPSPRLSARPSRKRTLSISPLSDHSFDLQTMIRTSPNSLVTILNNSRSSSSASGSYGHLSASAISPALSFTYPSAPVSLHMHQQILSRQQSLGSAFGHSPPLIHPAPTFPTQRPIPGIPTVLNPVQVSSGPSESSQNKPTSESAVSSTGDLVHSKRSKIKPDEDLPSPGPRGQQEQPEGTTLVKEEGDKDESKQEPEVIYETNCHWEGCSREFDTQEQLVHHINNDHIHGEKKEFVCRWLDCSREQKPFKAQYMLVVHMRRHTGEKPHKCTFEGCTKAYSRLENLKTHLRSHTGEKPYVCEHEGCNKAFSNASDRAKHQNRTHSNEKPYVCKIPGCTKRYTDPSSLRKHVKTVHGPEAHVTKKQRGDVHPRPPPPRDSGGHSQPRSPGRQTQGALGEQKDLSNTTSKREECLQVKTVKAERPMTSQPSPGGQSSCSSQQSPISNYSNSGLELPLTDGGGVGDLSAIDETPVMDSTISTATTALALQVRRSPAGTKWMEHVKLERLKQVNGMLPRLNPIPPPKAPAVSPLIGNGTQPGTSCSLGGPTPLLPSRSDLSGVDITMLNMLNRRDSSTSTISSAYLSSRRSSGISPCFSSRRSSEASQAEGRPQNVSVADSYDPISTDASRRSSEASQGDGLPSLLSLTPAQQYRLKAKYAAATGGPPPTPLPNMERMSLKTRMALLGDGREPAGTLPPVHPPRRCSDGGAHGHGYGRRPLLPQDAPGNGLRRASDPVRTASESLSLPRVQRFSSLNSFNPPALPPSLEKRNLVLQNYTRPEGGPPRHFHSSPCPPSITENVTLESLTMDPDVNLPDEDLLPDDVVQYLNSQHQAGYEHPFPSAVSDDSKVPHGLGLGTGPGDFDPLGLPAGHANQQYRGLEPPCPDASKSDLPIQWNEVSSGSADLSSSKLKCGQRPAGQPARGFGIYSHPGVHPQNPLRGGAGPTGGYPTLGEHDGPFGGTEHLVSHSGGVGPNGAAFHEQTYKAQQYGNCLTRQPGVPSSLDAACGAGLQAAKLKSAPVQGSGSQADFGLPGAPSEPAGSTVSGVPTQDPVGQGYLAHQLLVDSVHHQGASRPGQHMLGQGSATSHIHNYQGLESSPPGPPGVSGQPPGLAAVRGYQPWAGYGGGRRQAGPRGGLALQPGQLSDTSQTCRVNGIKMEMPGQAHQLCPNMQSYSGQFYDQTVGFSQQDMKTGSFSISEANCLLQGASAENSELLSPGANQVTSTVDSLDSHDLEGVQIDFDAIIDDADHASLMSGALSPSIIQNLSHSSSRLTTPRASLPLSVSTTNMAIGDMSSLLTSLAEESKFLAVMQ